In Hermetia illucens chromosome 1, iHerIll2.2.curated.20191125, whole genome shotgun sequence, one genomic interval encodes:
- the LOC119648035 gene encoding PI-PLC X domain-containing protein 3 isoform X2 — protein MQNGCPRYHVNSIILSCKKKGNVSAFYIRNLYFCLTKMGLSQSKRSIGTDCGRLEEWMTLLRKDIREHVPIIHLAIPGSHNSMTFKITRKSKLAPDAEKVVQRVYKCLPWFIAKWAKTQSYTTTDQLKFGIRFFDLRISQKETTDIEDRYYIVHGLFSTPMESEMREIKTFLDQHPGELVILDFQHFYEISCDDHDIIHTFLTNLFGDKILTMNDGPLTELTLDKAYKLRKQLLIVYRSAYNSIYYWPGAYFPTPWPNTAKLKVLKEFLVKSLQNRSMDYGWITQCVLTPDSKYIVLRPRSNLELTAKKVWNYLDDWIKAQTPGSLDNGSTECVNILIADFVNIKNSSFISTVVDLNNKIPYQDAPAERIQKDSKIYPDKEKLLNGIIEEYLPY, from the exons atgcaaaacg GTTGTCCTCGTTACCATGTCAACAGTATAATTCTTTCTTGCAAAAAGAAAGGGAATGTTAGCGCCTTTTATATTCGAAACCTATATTTTTGTTTAACTAAGATGGGATTGAGTCAGAGTAAAAG GTCTATAGGGACCGATTGTGGCCGCTTGGAAGAATGGATGACTCTATTGCGAAAAGATATCAGAGAACATGTTCCAATCATACATTTGGCAATACCAG GTTCTCATAATTCAATGACTTTCAAAATAACAAGGAAATCGAAATTGGCGCCAGACGCGGAAAAAGTTGTACAAAGAGTTTATAAATGCTTGCCGTGGTTCATTGCCAAGTGGGCGAAGACACAAAGTTACACTACAACGGATCAATTGAAGTTCGGAATACG ATTCTTCGATTTACGCATCAGCCAAAAAGAGaccaccgacatagaggatcgCTACTACATTGTTCATGGTCTCTTCTCGACGCCAATGGAAAGTGAAATGCGTGAAATTAAAACGTTCCTTGATCAACATCCAGGGGAACTGGTTATTTTAGACTTCCAGCACTTTTACGAAATCTCATGTGATGATCATGACATAATTCATACATTTCTTACGAATTTGTTTGGCGATAAGATCCTCACTATGAATGACGGTCCCCTGACTGAATTAACCCTAGATAAAGCGTACAAACTGCGAAAGCAACTACTTATTGTGTATCGATCTGCTTACAATTCAATCTACTATTGGCCGGGAGCTTATTTTCCAACGCCTTGGCCAAACACGGCGAAGTTGAAAGTTCTGAAAGAGTTCTTAGTCAAATCGCTGCAAAATCGATCGATGGACTATGGTTGGATCACACAATGTGTTTTAACGCCTGATTCCAAGTATATCGTGCTCCG ACCACGTTCCAATCTAGAATTGACTGCAAAAAAGGTATGGAATTACCTTGACGATTGGATAAAAGCACAAACGCCTGGATCATTGGACAACGGCAGTACTGAATGCGTGAACATTTTGATTGCGGACTTTGTCAATATAAAAAATTCGTCGTTCATTTCTACTGTAGTCGACCTTAATAATAAGATTCCTTATCAAGATGCGCCAGCAGAGAGGATTCAAAAAGATTCTAAGATTTATCCAGATAAGGAGAAGCTACTGAACGGCATAATAGAGGAATACCTGCCTTATTAA
- the LOC119648029 gene encoding pyridine nucleotide-disulfide oxidoreductase domain-containing protein 1, giving the protein MANQIKATFVIVGGGIAGVSCAETISFLCPDESIYLLTESSLIKTVTNLVPLGKSLTKFDIEEKDAENINRHVHVLVDILESINSQAKTIRTKNGRTIHYNYLCLCTGARPKLIEPNNPHIIGIRDTESVLEFQKRIKNSRKIALIGNGGIASEIAYEVNGIGIDWVIKDDHISSTFVDAGAAKFFQSRLKAKDSKPEKATIKRMRYTEEGQTSAANQRGAALGPDWHRKINIEGKVKDIPDSVRIHYETEIKEIKNTADSAFPIELLLTNGESIPCDFVVSATGVAPSLNFTYDQPFTFGPDGGISVDALMKTNIPDIFAAGDICYASWDRAHHWFQMRLWTQARQMGAMAGKSMVAALRNEEITQDFCFELFGHVTNLFGYQVVLLGKYNGQGLGNRYEMLVRVTPDLEYIKYVLVDGRLQGAILIGETGLEETSENLILNQLDLTPYGDDILNPDIDIEDYFD; this is encoded by the coding sequence ATGGCGAACCAAATTAAAGCAACTTTTGTCATCGTTGGGGGTGGGATTGCCGGAGTGTCCTGTGCTGAAACCATCTCTTTCCTCTGTCCAGATGAAAGTATCTATCTCCTAACCGAATCGTCGCTCATTAAGACCGTTACGAACCTGGTCCCGCTCGGCAAATCTCTGACCAAGTTCGATATTGAAGAGAAAGACGCCGAGAACATCAATAGGCACGTGCACGTCCTAGTAGACATCCTGGAAAGCATCAACTCGCAGGCAAAAACCATTCGAACTAAGAACGGACGAACGATTCACTACAACTATCTGTGTCTATGCACCGGCGCCCGTCCGAAGCTAATCGAACCGAATAATCCGCACATCATCGGcattcgggataccgaatcagTTCTCGAATTCCAGAAACGTATTAAGAACTCGCGAAAAATTGCATTGATTGGAAACGGTGGAATAGCATCGGAAATCGCCTACGAAGTGAACGGCATCGGAATCGATTGGGTGATCAAAGATGACCACATTTCCTCGACATTCGTTGACGCAGGAGCTGCGAAATTCTTCCAGTCAAGACTGAAGGCTAAAGATTCCAAGCCCGAGAAGGCGACAATCAAACGAATGCGTTATACGGAAGAAGGTCAAACATCGGCTGCAAATCAGCGTGGAGCTGCTCTGGGGCCAGATTGGCATCGTAAAATCAATATAGAAGGGAAGGTTAAGGACATACCAGATTCAGTGCGAATCCACTATGAAACCGAAATTAAGGAAATCAAAAACACCGCGGACAGTGCCTTCCCAATTGAACTGCTCCTGACTAACGGAGAATCAATCCCTTGCGACTTCGTAGTCTCGGCGACTGGTGTAGCGCCTTCTCTGAACTTCACCTACGACCAGCCATTCACGTTCGGACCTGATGGAGGGATTTCAGTCGATGCTCTAATGAAAACTAACATTCCCGACATTTTTGCTGCCGGCGATATTTGTTACGCCAGCTGGGACCGTGCTCACCATTGGTTTCAGATGCGCCTGTGGACACAGGCTCGACAGATGGGCGCGATGGCCGGAAAGAGCATGGTGGCTGCCCTTCGGAATGAAGAGATCACTCAAGACTTCTGTTTCGAATTGTTCGGGCATGTGACGAATTTATTCGGGTATCAAGTGGTTCTGCTGGGGAAGTATAACGGACAAGGGCTCGGGAACAGATATGAAATGCTGGTTCGCGTCACTCCCGATTTAGAATATATAAAATACGTTTTAGTTGATGGGCGACTGCAGGGGGCTATTTTGATTGGAGAGACAGGGTTGGAAGAGACCAGTGAAAACTTAATTTTGAATCAACTGGACCTCACGCCTTATGGTGATGACATTCTCAATCCCGACATTGACATTGAAGATTATTTTGATTAG
- the LOC119648035 gene encoding PI-PLC X domain-containing protein 3 isoform X1 — MGVTPFNLQCLGCEFVMQIQSVQFLVEEGGQSDVALQSLTIVSIFGRGLGSKQFLRIGLQIRRCPRYHVNSIILSCKKKGNVSAFYIRNLYFCLTKMGLSQSKRSIGTDCGRLEEWMTLLRKDIREHVPIIHLAIPGSHNSMTFKITRKSKLAPDAEKVVQRVYKCLPWFIAKWAKTQSYTTTDQLKFGIRFFDLRISQKETTDIEDRYYIVHGLFSTPMESEMREIKTFLDQHPGELVILDFQHFYEISCDDHDIIHTFLTNLFGDKILTMNDGPLTELTLDKAYKLRKQLLIVYRSAYNSIYYWPGAYFPTPWPNTAKLKVLKEFLVKSLQNRSMDYGWITQCVLTPDSKYIVLRPRSNLELTAKKVWNYLDDWIKAQTPGSLDNGSTECVNILIADFVNIKNSSFISTVVDLNNKIPYQDAPAERIQKDSKIYPDKEKLLNGIIEEYLPY; from the exons ATGGGTGTAACCCCGTTCAATCTGCAATGCCTTGGATGTGAATTCGTAATGCAGATTCAATCCGTTCAATTTCTAGTTGAAGAGGGAGGGCAAAGTGACGTAGCATTGCAATCGCTGACAATTGTCAGTATATTTGGACGGGGCTTAGGGAGTAAACAATTCTTGCGTATTGGGCTCCAAATTCGAC GTTGTCCTCGTTACCATGTCAACAGTATAATTCTTTCTTGCAAAAAGAAAGGGAATGTTAGCGCCTTTTATATTCGAAACCTATATTTTTGTTTAACTAAGATGGGATTGAGTCAGAGTAAAAG GTCTATAGGGACCGATTGTGGCCGCTTGGAAGAATGGATGACTCTATTGCGAAAAGATATCAGAGAACATGTTCCAATCATACATTTGGCAATACCAG GTTCTCATAATTCAATGACTTTCAAAATAACAAGGAAATCGAAATTGGCGCCAGACGCGGAAAAAGTTGTACAAAGAGTTTATAAATGCTTGCCGTGGTTCATTGCCAAGTGGGCGAAGACACAAAGTTACACTACAACGGATCAATTGAAGTTCGGAATACG ATTCTTCGATTTACGCATCAGCCAAAAAGAGaccaccgacatagaggatcgCTACTACATTGTTCATGGTCTCTTCTCGACGCCAATGGAAAGTGAAATGCGTGAAATTAAAACGTTCCTTGATCAACATCCAGGGGAACTGGTTATTTTAGACTTCCAGCACTTTTACGAAATCTCATGTGATGATCATGACATAATTCATACATTTCTTACGAATTTGTTTGGCGATAAGATCCTCACTATGAATGACGGTCCCCTGACTGAATTAACCCTAGATAAAGCGTACAAACTGCGAAAGCAACTACTTATTGTGTATCGATCTGCTTACAATTCAATCTACTATTGGCCGGGAGCTTATTTTCCAACGCCTTGGCCAAACACGGCGAAGTTGAAAGTTCTGAAAGAGTTCTTAGTCAAATCGCTGCAAAATCGATCGATGGACTATGGTTGGATCACACAATGTGTTTTAACGCCTGATTCCAAGTATATCGTGCTCCG ACCACGTTCCAATCTAGAATTGACTGCAAAAAAGGTATGGAATTACCTTGACGATTGGATAAAAGCACAAACGCCTGGATCATTGGACAACGGCAGTACTGAATGCGTGAACATTTTGATTGCGGACTTTGTCAATATAAAAAATTCGTCGTTCATTTCTACTGTAGTCGACCTTAATAATAAGATTCCTTATCAAGATGCGCCAGCAGAGAGGATTCAAAAAGATTCTAAGATTTATCCAGATAAGGAGAAGCTACTGAACGGCATAATAGAGGAATACCTGCCTTATTAA
- the LOC119648070 gene encoding 28S ribosomal protein S18b, mitochondrial: MSVINFAFLARPNIFRNFLKGNTSRIFSLNTTNYSTEEPPEVQEAPETVTREPSEKEKARDRTKVIPVETSIRYLKSAAYKETYGEYLVWEQYRRNHKGMFPPRKTRKTCIRKGMLSTGNPCPVCRDEYLVLDYRNVDLLKQFISPQSGEVISYSKTGVCQKRHQELLISVERARDFGYLTFDVPFREYDYSEYYNEKNESKK, translated from the exons ATGTCCGTCATAAACTTCGCTTTCTTGGCCAGGCCGAATATATTTCGCAATTTTCTGAAAGGAAATACCTCAAGAATTTTTTCCTTAAATACAACAAATTATTCAACAGAAGAACCTCCTGAGGTACAAGAGGCACCGGAAACCGTGACACGTGAGCCGTCGGAAAAGGAAAAGGCTCGCGACCGAACCAAAGTTATTCCTGTCGAAACGAGCATCCGCTATCTGAAAAGTGCTGCCTACAAGGAAACCTATGGAGAGTATCTAGTATGGGAGCAATACAG ACGTAACCACAAGGGAATGTTCCCACCTCGAAAGACCCGCAAAACTTGCATACGAAAGGGAATGCTGTCGACAGGAAATCCCTGCCCAGTGTGCCGTGACGAGTACCTCGTTTTGGACTATAGGAACGTTGATTTGCTAAAGCAATTCATCTCACCGCAAAGCGGCGAAGTCATTAGTTATTCGAAGACAGGCGTGTGCCAGAAGAGGCACCAGGAACTCCTTATTTCTGTTGAACGAGCACGTGATTTTGGTTACCTGACCTTCGACGTTCCTTTCAGGGAGTACGACTACTCCGAGTACTACAACGAGAAAAACGAGTCGAAGAAATAA
- the LOC119648035 gene encoding PI-PLC X domain-containing protein 3 isoform X3 has translation MGLSQSKRSIGTDCGRLEEWMTLLRKDIREHVPIIHLAIPGSHNSMTFKITRKSKLAPDAEKVVQRVYKCLPWFIAKWAKTQSYTTTDQLKFGIRFFDLRISQKETTDIEDRYYIVHGLFSTPMESEMREIKTFLDQHPGELVILDFQHFYEISCDDHDIIHTFLTNLFGDKILTMNDGPLTELTLDKAYKLRKQLLIVYRSAYNSIYYWPGAYFPTPWPNTAKLKVLKEFLVKSLQNRSMDYGWITQCVLTPDSKYIVLRPRSNLELTAKKVWNYLDDWIKAQTPGSLDNGSTECVNILIADFVNIKNSSFISTVVDLNNKIPYQDAPAERIQKDSKIYPDKEKLLNGIIEEYLPY, from the exons ATGGGATTGAGTCAGAGTAAAAG GTCTATAGGGACCGATTGTGGCCGCTTGGAAGAATGGATGACTCTATTGCGAAAAGATATCAGAGAACATGTTCCAATCATACATTTGGCAATACCAG GTTCTCATAATTCAATGACTTTCAAAATAACAAGGAAATCGAAATTGGCGCCAGACGCGGAAAAAGTTGTACAAAGAGTTTATAAATGCTTGCCGTGGTTCATTGCCAAGTGGGCGAAGACACAAAGTTACACTACAACGGATCAATTGAAGTTCGGAATACG ATTCTTCGATTTACGCATCAGCCAAAAAGAGaccaccgacatagaggatcgCTACTACATTGTTCATGGTCTCTTCTCGACGCCAATGGAAAGTGAAATGCGTGAAATTAAAACGTTCCTTGATCAACATCCAGGGGAACTGGTTATTTTAGACTTCCAGCACTTTTACGAAATCTCATGTGATGATCATGACATAATTCATACATTTCTTACGAATTTGTTTGGCGATAAGATCCTCACTATGAATGACGGTCCCCTGACTGAATTAACCCTAGATAAAGCGTACAAACTGCGAAAGCAACTACTTATTGTGTATCGATCTGCTTACAATTCAATCTACTATTGGCCGGGAGCTTATTTTCCAACGCCTTGGCCAAACACGGCGAAGTTGAAAGTTCTGAAAGAGTTCTTAGTCAAATCGCTGCAAAATCGATCGATGGACTATGGTTGGATCACACAATGTGTTTTAACGCCTGATTCCAAGTATATCGTGCTCCG ACCACGTTCCAATCTAGAATTGACTGCAAAAAAGGTATGGAATTACCTTGACGATTGGATAAAAGCACAAACGCCTGGATCATTGGACAACGGCAGTACTGAATGCGTGAACATTTTGATTGCGGACTTTGTCAATATAAAAAATTCGTCGTTCATTTCTACTGTAGTCGACCTTAATAATAAGATTCCTTATCAAGATGCGCCAGCAGAGAGGATTCAAAAAGATTCTAAGATTTATCCAGATAAGGAGAAGCTACTGAACGGCATAATAGAGGAATACCTGCCTTATTAA